The following coding sequences are from one uncultured Bacteroides sp. window:
- a CDS encoding TlpA disulfide reductase family protein, translating to MKRKLLFIISLLFSSFLVNAHNSTGSFSLSTSKPIVGQTLKFTYNPTGSMLDTSKPIYASIYEYTNYKWTVKDVVLKTQGSKYKGEIALPNKCAFAALKFYQGNFENPEAIDNNNNQGFIINPVTSKDKKNPGAAIGIALLKMPSLGSGLLNYVTDSDEKLDSNILSKLLDEEAKITGSDVKNYIRTYINIQKEIKGEQFSTYISQWLNKLLKRNDLSENELREIQTIYKFTLKNTPIADSLRTVILQKYPKGGFARLEAFGNRVNNSKNPKDIIASYQDFLKKFPYADWLKNPNEQEFIYYGTYRMLSSLYFETRNFDAFMRIIPQMNFKTLTEMYRWNIEKNYIVKHVPEDSLIILARPLMDAMLNKIDDGSMATNGIFSMNHAIANAHSELDKRLVIHIGLLSDLGFNDEALSYFKYLNQEELLTIPELNDTHLKILENMHANKAQIKAFIESCVSKNAVSPKMFEKLKSIYLEEHSDPNNFESYISSLKSINTKETLKEMVRKDLMNVKYTPFELEDIHGNILHSSDWKDKIIVLDFWATWCSPCIKALPSMQLVVDKYSNDPNVDFFFIGTMQNGDYRAKTVDFIKKEGFRMNFTYDGINPKSGKQNAVFSTFAPIFNSSGIPRKVILKDGYIRYTTEGYSGSASQLSDEISYAIELLKNE from the coding sequence ATGAAAAGGAAACTATTATTCATCATTAGCTTACTGTTTTCTAGCTTTTTAGTAAATGCTCACAACTCAACAGGAAGCTTCAGTTTGTCAACAAGTAAACCTATCGTTGGACAAACGTTGAAATTTACCTATAATCCAACAGGAAGCATGCTTGATACCTCAAAGCCAATATATGCTTCTATATATGAATACACAAATTACAAATGGACAGTTAAAGATGTAGTATTAAAAACTCAAGGTAGTAAGTATAAAGGAGAAATTGCATTGCCTAATAAATGTGCATTCGCTGCTTTAAAATTCTATCAAGGGAATTTTGAAAATCCTGAAGCTATCGACAACAACAACAATCAGGGATTTATTATTAACCCCGTGACATCAAAAGATAAAAAGAACCCTGGAGCAGCCATCGGTATAGCATTACTTAAAATGCCTAGTTTAGGAAGTGGATTATTGAATTATGTAACAGATTCAGATGAGAAACTTGATTCTAACATTCTATCAAAACTTTTGGATGAAGAGGCAAAAATAACAGGTTCTGATGTAAAAAACTATATCAGAACCTATATTAACATACAAAAAGAGATAAAAGGAGAGCAATTTTCAACTTATATCTCACAATGGTTAAATAAACTATTAAAGCGGAATGATTTAAGCGAGAATGAATTGCGTGAAATTCAAACAATATACAAATTCACGCTTAAAAATACTCCTATTGCAGATAGTTTAAGAACAGTTATCTTACAGAAATACCCTAAAGGAGGATTTGCCAGGCTTGAAGCTTTCGGCAATAGAGTGAACAACTCTAAAAATCCAAAGGATATAATTGCTTCATACCAAGATTTTTTAAAGAAATTCCCATATGCTGATTGGCTAAAAAATCCTAATGAGCAAGAATTCATCTATTATGGAACATATCGCATGCTATCAAGTTTGTATTTCGAAACTAGAAATTTTGATGCATTCATGCGAATAATTCCTCAGATGAACTTTAAAACGCTCACTGAAATGTATCGCTGGAACATAGAGAAAAACTACATTGTAAAACATGTACCAGAAGATTCATTAATTATTTTAGCAAGACCCTTAATGGACGCAATGCTTAACAAAATAGATGATGGTTCCATGGCTACCAATGGTATATTTTCTATGAACCACGCTATTGCCAACGCACATTCTGAACTAGATAAACGTCTAGTTATACACATTGGGTTGTTGAGCGATTTAGGTTTTAATGATGAAGCTTTAAGCTACTTCAAATATCTAAATCAAGAGGAATTACTTACTATTCCTGAACTAAATGATACTCACTTGAAGATATTGGAAAATATGCATGCTAACAAAGCGCAAATTAAAGCTTTCATAGAATCTTGTGTAAGCAAAAATGCAGTATCACCAAAAATGTTCGAAAAACTAAAATCAATATATCTAGAAGAGCATTCTGACCCCAATAATTTTGAGAGTTATATATCATCATTAAAATCGATTAATACCAAAGAAACTCTAAAAGAAATGGTGAGAAAAGATCTCATGAATGTCAAATATACTCCTTTTGAACTTGAGGATATACATGGAAATATTCTTCATTCATCTGATTGGAAAGATAAAATTATCGTACTTGATTTCTGGGCTACTTGGTGTAGTCCGTGCATTAAGGCCCTACCAAGCATGCAGCTAGTAGTCGATAAATATAGCAATGACCCTAATGTCGATTTTTTCTTTATAGGAACGATGCAAAATGGAGACTATAGAGCAAAAACTGTAGATTTTATAAAAAAAGAAGGTTTTCGCATGAATTTCACTTATGACGGTATCAATCCTAAATCAGGAAAACAGAATGCAGTCTTCTCAACATTTGCTCCCATCTTTAATTCCTCTGGAATTCCTAGAAAAGTAATCTTAAAAGATGGCTATATCCGTTACACTACAGAAGGGTATTCGGGCAGTGCAAGCCAACTATCTGATGAAATTTCTTACGCGATTGAATTATTAAAAAACGAATAG
- a CDS encoding RNA polymerase sigma-70 factor, with translation MKEGIKEQNNQNQELLLRLQEGDKEAFTNLYYAYKDKLFGFAMSITKSSTKAEDIVQDVFLKIWKNRSSIAEVENINAFIFRVAQNQIIDELRKFAKEQLTFSSADYIINKEDGDANPIEDLMKKEVREKIEEAINLLPPQQQRIYTLHNDKGYKYEEIASELNLSVSTIRNHMSQAINNIRKQLLYNYPNLFIYWIFLFSINFF, from the coding sequence ATGAAAGAGGGTATAAAAGAACAAAATAATCAAAATCAAGAATTACTCTTACGCCTTCAAGAAGGCGATAAAGAAGCTTTTACCAATTTATATTATGCATATAAAGATAAATTATTTGGTTTTGCTATGTCCATCACAAAATCTTCCACCAAGGCAGAAGATATCGTTCAGGACGTTTTTTTAAAAATTTGGAAAAACAGATCCTCGATTGCTGAAGTCGAAAATATTAATGCATTTATTTTTCGAGTTGCACAAAATCAAATTATTGATGAACTTCGCAAGTTCGCTAAAGAACAACTTACATTTTCTTCTGCAGACTATATCATCAACAAAGAAGATGGTGATGCTAATCCTATTGAAGATTTAATGAAAAAGGAGGTACGCGAGAAAATAGAAGAAGCAATCAATCTACTTCCCCCTCAACAACAACGAATATATACTCTTCATAATGATAAAGGATATAAATATGAAGAAATTGCTTCAGAATTAAATCTATCGGTTTCTACTATTCGAAATCACATGAGCCAGGCAATAAACAATATCCGCAAACAGCTTTTATATAACTATCCCAATCTTTTTATTTACTGGATTTTTTTATTCAGTATTAATTTCTTTTAA
- a CDS encoding FecR domain-containing protein, giving the protein MPDGSTIVLHAGSTIDYPTEFTGKTREISLVGEAYFDIKHDPHKPFIIHTGKVKTTVLGTAFNIKAWPNRKNIIVSVTRGKVRVENEKKVLAVLTINQEIKYNLQSATIKQHEVNAEKIVNDWTKQDLNFDACTLESIAQMLSKRFGKDIIITSPNLAKTQIVSSFSGTESLHNILDILCTINANTEFIEKDNKVIISSKN; this is encoded by the coding sequence TTGCCTGATGGAAGTACCATTGTTTTACATGCAGGAAGTACAATTGACTACCCTACTGAATTTACTGGAAAAACCAGAGAAATATCTCTTGTTGGTGAAGCTTATTTTGATATAAAACATGATCCTCACAAACCTTTCATCATACATACAGGAAAAGTTAAAACCACTGTTTTAGGAACGGCTTTTAATATTAAAGCTTGGCCAAATCGGAAGAATATAATTGTTTCAGTAACTAGAGGAAAAGTTAGAGTTGAAAATGAAAAAAAAGTATTAGCTGTACTAACAATTAATCAGGAAATAAAATATAATCTACAAAGTGCCACAATAAAACAGCACGAAGTAAACGCTGAAAAGATCGTTAATGATTGGACAAAACAAGATTTAAATTTTGATGCTTGTACTCTTGAGTCCATAGCACAAATGTTGAGTAAGCGTTTTGGAAAGGATATCATTATTACAAGTCCTAATTTAGCAAAAACTCAAATAGTATCATCATTTAGCGGCACAGAATCCCTTCACAACATACTTGATATACTTTGTACAATTAATGCCAATACAGAATTTATTGAAAAAGATAACAAAGTTATAATCTCATCTAAAAATTAA
- a CDS encoding RagB/SusD family nutrient uptake outer membrane protein, with amino-acid sequence MKKISIISFIIFCAFLTSCSNFVEVEQYNKRTLKYTSDYQYLLNNSNIFEYGYILPLLSSDDIDINSSVILKNLSDEYKAVYTWKESIYTADQTDVNWANIYKQIYNTNAILESVLSSKKGTDAEKQAIYAEALVQRAYSYLMLMNMYSPIYQESTADETKGVPMLLTPDLYTSLERPSSRRVYEQIIKDIREALPNLTALPNNVIHPGKAAGYALLARTYLYMQRYDSAGVNAQKALDIQNTLLDLRELTTSTMPTRFNDPEIILSKVASFDQTLPLNSKLLNLFTTNDLRYSLYTRDGGSLSPTFTGRAFYRNQLTNEKINVGLSVPEMMLIKAESLIRSNLYVEGINVINELRKMRFQAADYTPLEAQSVNDALKIVIEERQRELMGRGLRWFDQRRLGSEEGLISTVERTVDGVTYTLEPMSNRYTFPIAQNIIDLNKEISQNPR; translated from the coding sequence ATGAAAAAAATATCAATCATATCATTCATTATATTCTGTGCATTTTTAACTTCCTGCAGCAACTTCGTAGAAGTTGAACAATATAACAAGAGGACCTTGAAATACACATCCGATTATCAATATTTATTAAACAATTCCAACATATTTGAATATGGATACATTTTACCGTTACTATCAAGTGACGATATAGATATAAACAGCAGTGTTATTCTAAAGAATCTTTCAGACGAATATAAGGCCGTATATACATGGAAAGAATCTATTTATACAGCTGATCAAACAGATGTAAACTGGGCAAATATTTATAAACAGATCTATAATACTAATGCGATTTTAGAAAGCGTTTTATCAAGTAAGAAAGGAACAGATGCAGAGAAACAGGCCATTTACGCAGAAGCTTTAGTACAGCGTGCTTATTCTTATTTGATGCTAATGAATATGTACTCTCCTATCTATCAGGAGTCTACTGCTGATGAAACAAAAGGAGTTCCAATGTTGCTTACCCCCGATCTTTACACTAGTTTAGAAAGACCCTCATCAAGAAGAGTTTATGAGCAAATAATTAAAGACATCCGCGAAGCATTACCCAATTTAACTGCACTGCCAAACAATGTTATACACCCGGGTAAGGCTGCAGGCTATGCACTATTAGCACGTACTTATCTCTATATGCAGCGATATGATTCAGCAGGTGTAAATGCGCAAAAGGCGCTCGACATTCAAAATACTTTGCTAGATCTGAGAGAATTAACAACGTCTACAATGCCAACGAGATTTAACGATCCTGAAATCATCCTTTCAAAAGTTGCTAGTTTCGACCAGACACTACCGCTTAATAGTAAGTTACTTAACTTATTCACAACAAACGATCTTCGCTATAGCTTATACACGCGAGATGGTGGAAGTTTATCCCCCACATTTACAGGAAGAGCATTCTATCGGAATCAGTTAACCAACGAAAAGATAAATGTAGGACTTTCAGTTCCTGAGATGATGTTGATTAAAGCAGAAAGTTTAATTCGCAGCAATCTATATGTAGAAGGTATTAACGTGATAAATGAACTGAGAAAAATGCGATTTCAAGCAGCAGACTATACGCCTCTCGAAGCTCAATCGGTTAATGATGCTTTAAAAATTGTTATTGAGGAGCGTCAACGAGAACTAATGGGACGTGGATTACGTTGGTTCGATCAACGCAGATTAGGTTCAGAAGAAGGATTAATAAGCACAGTTGAAAGAACAGTAGATGGTGTAACCTATACACTAGAACCCATGAGCAATCGTTATACTTTCCCTATTGCTCAAAACATTATTGATTTAAATAAGGAAATTAGTCAAAATCCTAGATAA
- a CDS encoding RagB/SusD family nutrient uptake outer membrane protein, with amino-acid sequence MKRLYIYIVLLSTLTFTSCDNFLDVKPVGQVIPTSYQDFRDLMTYAYGNLPTDRSLSSVRGDELALKYDDWGDYTSYYSIYVWKDINPDANTLSYPWQFFYKAILNANQVIIDGEKATDGTQDNIDQLRGEAYLMRAYMHFGLASLYSDIYSLDNLAKKSIPLATTIDLWQNYDRNTIEEVYTQIFADIEEGLKLLNVDEQPKNLNYRFSRISAYGFAARIYAYIGDWTHAQEYAKKAYDLDHKLIDLNSSDAKLPMSYDSDENILAMEQTFYSELKSRFYVSDKLINAFDKTNDLRFDRYFEPYGDNYRCSLGYTLNNKVSMRTAEFYLILSAAEAQMPNGDLNKAKEYLKQLLIKRLKTEYYTVEATAIDAMNKEAFVQRVADERFRELACQGFRWNDLRYSAKPQITKIFNGENYTLKQGDSRYVIPFPSEAVSANPNLLN; translated from the coding sequence ATGAAAAGATTATATATATATATTGTGCTTCTATCCACTCTTACTTTCACATCTTGTGATAATTTTCTGGATGTTAAGCCTGTGGGCCAAGTTATCCCCACTAGTTATCAAGATTTTCGTGATTTGATGACGTATGCTTACGGAAATCTTCCGACCGACCGATCACTAAGCAGCGTTAGAGGTGATGAATTAGCATTAAAGTATGATGATTGGGGAGATTACACTAGCTATTATAGCATTTATGTATGGAAAGATATCAATCCAGACGCTAATACATTATCCTATCCTTGGCAGTTTTTTTATAAAGCCATACTAAATGCAAATCAAGTTATTATTGATGGTGAAAAAGCCACAGATGGTACTCAAGATAATATTGACCAACTCAGAGGGGAGGCATATCTTATGAGAGCTTATATGCATTTTGGGCTGGCTAGCTTATACTCAGACATTTATAGTCTTGATAATTTAGCAAAAAAGTCAATCCCTCTGGCTACCACAATTGATCTTTGGCAAAATTATGATAGAAACACAATCGAAGAAGTATATACACAAATATTCGCTGATATTGAAGAAGGACTTAAATTATTGAATGTTGATGAACAACCTAAAAATTTAAATTATCGTTTTTCTAGAATATCAGCTTATGGATTTGCTGCCCGCATCTATGCTTATATTGGAGATTGGACTCACGCACAAGAATATGCAAAGAAAGCTTATGATTTGGATCATAAGCTAATTGATTTGAACAGTTCAGATGCTAAACTACCTATGAGCTATGATTCGGATGAAAATATATTAGCTATGGAACAGACCTTTTATTCAGAACTAAAAAGTCGATTCTACGTTTCCGATAAGTTAATCAACGCTTTTGATAAGACAAATGATCTTCGCTTTGATAGATATTTTGAGCCTTACGGTGATAATTACCGCTGTTCATTAGGCTATACTTTAAATAACAAAGTTTCCATGAGAACAGCAGAATTTTATTTAATTCTGTCAGCTGCAGAAGCACAAATGCCAAATGGCGACTTAAATAAGGCAAAAGAATATCTCAAACAATTACTGATTAAACGCCTTAAAACAGAATATTATACAGTTGAAGCAACAGCAATTGATGCAATGAATAAAGAGGCATTTGTGCAACGTGTAGCAGATGAAAGATTTAGAGAGTTAGCATGCCAAGGATTCAGATGGAATGATTTGCGTTATTCAGCTAAACCTCAAATAACTAAGATATTCAATGGTGAAAATTATACATTAAAGCAAGGAGATAGCAGATATGTAATTCCTTTCCCTAGTGAAGCTGTTTCAGCCAACCCTAATCTATTGAATTAA
- a CDS encoding SusC/RagA family TonB-linked outer membrane protein: MKKRIIQAVYSSKYLKQLIFHHLAVKSRYKHICLILSLAFISQLYFITTVQAQSLDGKITFELQSKTLQQGLNELGKLSGFRIAYSIPQVSVYTNISIEKETRSVDATLKLLLSKTNLSYTVKLNTIIITSQKSKKTGKKRRITGTISDKDDIPIPGVTIKAIDSNEGSISDVNGYYSIEVPEKSTLQYSFIGMNPIIENIGKRTVINIRMEEGVTELQGVEIVSTGYQSISKERATGSFSQVTAKDLKQTPAINIMEKLEGSTPGVNFNIRENKISIRGQNTYGAIGSSTPLIVIDGFPAIDQELTQRMNSLSTGGAILSKINADDIESITILKDAAATSIWGAKAANGVIVIETKKGKKGKPTINFDTSLSISSPANFKKLDRMNSAQYIDLERELKEKGYISDPNTYNSSWMTFNQNKPVSDALEWMFKVDRGTATEEERDQALDALSKIDNSSQIKKYILQNAVSQQYNLSLSGGGDNNTYYISSNYSKDIPVFRSNKAESYFLTANLNHSFLDNRINLTTNISYNYSNSKSNLAAVNALSSSTFGLRPYDLLVDADGNTIQRSLEFTQNVADYFLDKGYLPWTYNAVDELNYSNSISKKNYLRIGANLNAKLTYWANLSLGASIQKTDGTTNMLDELNSYYGRNLVNTGTSINSGQLIYGVPYGGHLRTFYNESNNLSFRGQLNINKSWNKKISLAFLAGSEIRDSKETSYHQNRYGFDEDTYIAKSYDPSVSYMTAYGWTQTLGYDDSNINRSNNRFLSFYSNAALGFLDEKYILSGSVRFDDYTLAGYSRSQRAKPLWSTGVKWNLKSEDFMESIHWINSLALRASVGTAGSIPTGSSNIAIMTISGNDYYTNETYASILTPADSQVSWEKTTSFNLGIDWGIFNNRLRGTFDIYSKRIKNILYALPVNPTYGWSNLEKNGATMSGHGLELGLSGKIFTSHDFDWTSSFNFSYNTNKVTDSRFAKSASYSLVESATPTVGLPIDYIYAYRWAGLDEKGQSQIYNSKGEIISSTTSSLNITSEDLKYVGRTTPPYFGGFTNTFRYKDFTLNAQIVYAMGHYFRRPSVNYYPQYSGTYSGVIGTQKDLTLRWREAGDEAYTNVPGLENINYNSISRYRSSDILTESASNIKLRQISLNYNFPSELLLKTPFKSVTAGFTVRNLGILWAANKKGIDPDYVATKDYNNLPPAKNYYFTLNISL, from the coding sequence ATGAAAAAAAGAATAATACAAGCTGTATACTCTTCAAAATATTTGAAGCAATTAATATTTCATCATTTAGCCGTAAAATCCAGATATAAACACATTTGTCTAATCTTAAGTCTAGCATTTATAAGTCAGTTATATTTCATAACAACAGTGCAGGCACAATCATTAGATGGTAAAATTACATTTGAGCTACAGAGCAAGACCTTACAGCAAGGACTTAATGAATTAGGCAAACTGTCCGGTTTTCGAATAGCATATAGCATTCCACAAGTTTCAGTCTATACAAATATTAGTATAGAAAAAGAGACCCGTTCAGTCGATGCCACCTTAAAATTGCTTTTATCAAAAACCAATTTAAGCTACACGGTCAAATTAAACACAATAATCATCACTTCACAAAAAAGTAAGAAAACGGGAAAAAAACGACGAATCACCGGCACTATTTCAGATAAAGATGATATCCCTATCCCTGGAGTAACAATTAAAGCCATCGATTCTAATGAAGGAAGTATCTCTGATGTAAATGGATATTATTCTATTGAAGTTCCTGAAAAATCAACTCTCCAATATTCTTTTATAGGAATGAATCCTATTATTGAAAACATAGGAAAGCGTACAGTTATTAACATTCGAATGGAAGAAGGAGTAACAGAGCTACAAGGTGTCGAAATTGTCTCTACAGGTTATCAAAGTATCTCAAAAGAGCGTGCAACAGGATCTTTTTCACAAGTAACAGCCAAAGATTTAAAGCAAACTCCAGCCATTAACATCATGGAAAAACTAGAAGGTTCAACTCCTGGTGTTAATTTCAATATTCGCGAAAACAAAATTTCTATTAGAGGCCAAAACACCTATGGAGCAATAGGTAGCTCAACACCATTAATTGTTATTGATGGATTTCCAGCTATTGACCAGGAATTGACACAGAGAATGAACAGCTTATCCACTGGAGGAGCTATACTCAGCAAAATAAACGCAGACGATATTGAATCAATTACAATATTAAAAGATGCAGCAGCTACATCCATTTGGGGTGCTAAAGCAGCAAATGGAGTAATTGTTATCGAAACAAAAAAAGGGAAAAAAGGGAAACCTACTATCAACTTTGACACCAGCCTAAGTATATCCTCACCTGCCAATTTTAAAAAACTGGATAGGATGAATAGTGCTCAGTATATAGATTTAGAGAGAGAATTAAAAGAAAAAGGATATATATCTGACCCCAATACATATAATAGTAGTTGGATGACATTCAATCAAAACAAACCTGTGAGCGATGCACTTGAATGGATGTTTAAGGTGGACAGAGGAACTGCCACAGAAGAAGAACGGGATCAAGCCTTAGATGCATTATCAAAAATAGATAATAGCAGCCAAATAAAAAAGTATATATTACAAAACGCTGTTTCTCAGCAATACAATTTATCATTATCTGGAGGAGGAGATAACAACACATATTATATCTCATCAAACTATTCAAAAGACATTCCCGTTTTTCGAAGTAATAAAGCCGAGAGCTATTTTTTAACAGCAAATCTTAATCATTCATTTCTAGATAATCGCATCAATTTAACAACCAATATCAGCTATAATTATTCAAACTCAAAGAGTAATTTGGCAGCAGTAAATGCACTTTCTTCATCCACCTTCGGATTAAGACCCTACGATTTATTGGTTGATGCAGATGGCAATACCATTCAACGCTCTTTAGAATTCACACAAAATGTTGCTGATTATTTTCTAGATAAAGGGTATTTGCCTTGGACTTATAATGCTGTTGATGAATTAAATTATTCGAATTCTATCAGTAAAAAAAATTATTTACGTATAGGCGCTAACTTAAATGCCAAATTAACTTATTGGGCCAACTTGTCATTAGGAGCATCCATTCAAAAAACTGATGGAACAACTAATATGCTAGATGAATTAAACAGCTATTATGGGAGAAATTTAGTGAACACTGGCACTTCTATTAATTCAGGACAGTTAATCTACGGAGTTCCATATGGAGGACATCTTAGAACCTTTTATAACGAAAGTAATAATCTAAGCTTCCGTGGACAGTTGAATATTAATAAATCATGGAATAAAAAAATATCATTAGCTTTTCTGGCTGGCTCTGAAATACGTGACTCTAAAGAAACATCATATCATCAAAACAGATATGGATTCGATGAAGATACATATATCGCAAAATCTTATGATCCTTCAGTATCTTATATGACAGCATATGGCTGGACTCAAACATTAGGATATGATGATTCTAATATAAATAGATCAAATAATCGTTTCTTGTCATTCTATTCTAATGCTGCATTAGGATTCTTAGACGAAAAATACATACTATCCGGAAGTGTTCGCTTCGATGATTATACTTTAGCTGGTTACTCACGCAGCCAAAGGGCTAAACCACTCTGGTCAACAGGTGTAAAATGGAATCTGAAAAGTGAAGATTTTATGGAATCTATTCATTGGATAAATAGTTTAGCTCTTAGAGCTTCAGTTGGTACAGCTGGTTCTATACCAACAGGAAGCTCAAACATTGCCATAATGACTATTTCTGGAAATGATTATTATACGAATGAAACATATGCTTCAATTTTGACACCTGCCGATAGTCAAGTTAGCTGGGAAAAAACGACTTCTTTCAATTTAGGAATTGATTGGGGAATATTTAATAACCGATTAAGAGGAACATTTGATATCTATAGCAAAAGAATTAAGAATATTTTATATGCGTTGCCTGTAAATCCTACATATGGATGGAGTAATCTTGAAAAAAATGGAGCAACCATGTCGGGACACGGATTAGAATTAGGATTATCTGGTAAAATATTTACTAGTCATGATTTTGACTGGACCTCTTCTTTTAATTTTTCCTACAACACTAATAAAGTGACAGACTCAAGGTTTGCCAAATCTGCATCTTATAGTTTAGTAGAATCAGCTACTCCAACTGTTGGACTTCCTATAGATTATATCTATGCATATCGTTGGGCAGGGCTAGACGAAAAAGGACAATCTCAAATCTATAATAGTAAAGGAGAAATTATTAGTTCTACTACAAGCAGTCTAAATATAACATCTGAAGATTTAAAGTATGTAGGACGTACTACCCCTCCATATTTCGGCGGATTTACAAATACATTCCGATATAAAGATTTCACTCTGAATGCTCAAATAGTATATGCTATGGGACACTATTTCAGACGCCCATCAGTCAACTATTATCCTCAGTATTCAGGTACTTACTCCGGAGTTATTGGCACACAGAAAGATCTAACTTTAAGATGGAGAGAAGCTGGCGATGAAGCCTATACAAATGTGCCGGGATTAGAGAATATAAACTATAACAGTATTTCAAGGTACAGAAGCTCTGATATCTTAACAGAAAGTGCAAGTAATATCAAGTTAAGACAAATATCATTAAATTATAATTTCCCCTCAGAGCTACTTTTGAAAACACCATTTAAATCTGTAACAGCAGGATTTACTGTCCGTAATTTAGGAATATTGTGGGCTGCAAACAAGAAAGGAATTGATCCTGATTATGTTGCAACAAAAGACTATAATAATTTACCCCCTGCTAAAAATTATTATTTTACACTTAACATCTCTCTATAA